A window of Procambarus clarkii isolate CNS0578487 chromosome 9, FALCON_Pclarkii_2.0, whole genome shotgun sequence contains these coding sequences:
- the LOC123766245 gene encoding coronin-1A isoform X3 yields the protein MHIPKMPAQSNTFRGIRSSKFRHVYGKGSRKESCYENVLITQKAHDTAACAANPKFVAIAVEVAGGGAFIVLPLDKTGRIDVNTPKVTGHAGPVLDLKWCPFNDNLIASGADDCTIKLWHIPDGGLKVNVTEPLADLQGHQRRVSIVEWHPTAENVLFSGGYDYQILVWDTRRAALMQTIDLHSDVIYSLSLNRDGSRLATTSRDKRLRIIDPRSGKLLQEGVCHEGSKACKAVYCGDTGLVFTTGFSRFSDRQYGVWDEKSLNTPLRLDTIDSSSGVLTPFYDHDTRVVFVAGKGDGNIRYYEITDSPPYCHFLSQYISGEPQRGFGVMPKRGCKVSQCEIFRFYKLYATKAICEPISMIVPRKSDQFQPDLYPDTASPTPALTAEEWFSGTTKGPVLMSMKTGMTIKTHRPLPLRATESSSDKNADKKYAFLSMETRADYRPLEVGVKTSSSTDKDLKTSTNLDTKFQALQKLWGCNVKNMGDNKEQCSTSSSGIECEKMSTKNTINKMNIKTGDSPNKLANFSMQEKEIEILDKPSPKTESESNPNESQEPAAEEGDL from the exons ATGCATATTCCAAAAATGCCTGCACAGTCG AATACATTCAGAGGCATACGGTCTTCCAAATTTCGACATGTATATGGCAAAGGTTCCAGAAAGGAGAGCTGCTATGAGAATGTCCTCATCACCCAGAAGGCCCATGATACAGCAGCTTGTGCTGCCAACCCCAAGTTTGTTGCCATTGCAGTggaagtggctggtggcggggctTTCATTGTGCTTCCCTTGGACAAG ACTGGCCGCATAGATGTGAACACCCCAAAAGTAACAGGTCATGCCGGACCAGTTTTGGATCTCAAATGGTGCCCCTTCAATGATAACCTTATTGCTTCGGGTGCTGATGATTGCACTATCAAGTTATGGCATATTCCTGATGGTGGGCTAAAAGTTAATGTTACAGAACCATTGGCTGATCTGCAGGGTCACCAGAGACGTGTGTCTATAGTGGAATGGCATCCAACAGCTGAGAATGTTTTGTTTTCTGGAGGTTATGATTACCAG ATACTTGTTTGGGACACTAGACGAGCTGCTCTTATGCAAACAATTGACCTTCACTCAGATGTAATTTATAGTCTCTCCCTAAACCGCGATGGCTCACGACTAGCTACAACTAGCAGGGATAAACGTCTGCGAATTATTGACCCTCGTTCTGGCAAGCTTTTGCAG GAAGGTGTATGTCATGAAGGTTCTAAGGCTTGCAAAGCAGTCTATTGTGGAGACACTGGGCTAGTGTTCACCACTGGGTTCAGCCGTTTCAGTGACCGGCAGTATGGAGTATGGGACGAAAAAAGCTTGAACACACCTCTTCGACTGGATACCATTGATTCATCTTCAGGTGTCCTGACACCGTTTTATGATCATGATACAAGAGTTGTTTTTGTTGCTGGAAAG GGTGATGGCAATATCCGTTATTATGAAATCACTGATAGTCCTCCTTACTGCCACTTTCTCAGTCAGTACATATCAGGGGAACCTCAG CGTGGCTTTGGGGTGATGCCTAAAAGAGGGTGCAAAGTGTCACAGTGTGAAATATTTCGCTTCTACAAGCTGTATGCTACCAAAGCCATCTGTGAGCCTATCTCCATGATCGTACCCAGGAAG AGCGATCAGTTCCAGCCAGACTTGTACCCTGACACGGCTTCCCCCACGCCAGCACTAACAGCAGAGGAGTGGTTCTCTGGCACTACGAAAGGACCAGTTTTAATGTCAATGAAGACAG gcATGACAATCAAGACACATAGGCCACTACCTCTACGAGCAACTGAATCCTCCTCTGACAAAAATGCAGACAAGAAATATGCTTTTCTTTCAATGGAGACACGTGCAGACTACCGCCCTTTGGAGGTGGGT gTGAAGACTTCCAGTAGCACTGACAAAGACCTCAAGACATCCACAAACTTGGATACCAAGTTTCAGGCACTTCAGAAGCTCTGGGGCTGTAATGTTAAAAACATG GGTGATAACAAGGAGCAGTGTTCCACCAGCAGCAGTGGAATTGAGTGTGAGAAAATGTCAACaaaaaatacaattaataaaatgAATATCAAGACAGGTGATTCACCCAATAAGTTGGCAAACTTCAGTATGCAAGAAAAGGAGATTGAAATATTGGATAAACCTTCTCCAAAGACTGAGTCTGAG
- the LOC123766245 gene encoding coronin-1A isoform X2 yields MVDTRACQKPSSRNTFRGIRSSKFRHVYGKGSRKESCYENVLITQKAHDTAACAANPKFVAIAVEVAGGGAFIVLPLDKTGRIDVNTPKVTGHAGPVLDLKWCPFNDNLIASGADDCTIKLWHIPDGGLKVNVTEPLADLQGHQRRVSIVEWHPTAENVLFSGGYDYQILVWDTRRAALMQTIDLHSDVIYSLSLNRDGSRLATTSRDKRLRIIDPRSGKLLQEGVCHEGSKACKAVYCGDTGLVFTTGFSRFSDRQYGVWDEKSLNTPLRLDTIDSSSGVLTPFYDHDTRVVFVAGKGDGNIRYYEITDSPPYCHFLSQYISGEPQRGFGVMPKRGCKVSQCEIFRFYKLYATKAICEPISMIVPRKSDQFQPDLYPDTASPTPALTAEEWFSGTTKGPVLMSMKTGMTIKTHRPLPLRATESSSDKNADKKYAFLSMETRADYRPLEVKTSSSTDKDLKTSTNLDTKFQALQKLWGCNVKNMGDNKEQCSTSSSGIECEKMSTKNTINKMNIKTGDSPNKLANFSMQEKEIEILDKPSPKTESESNPNESQEPAAEEGDL; encoded by the exons AATACATTCAGAGGCATACGGTCTTCCAAATTTCGACATGTATATGGCAAAGGTTCCAGAAAGGAGAGCTGCTATGAGAATGTCCTCATCACCCAGAAGGCCCATGATACAGCAGCTTGTGCTGCCAACCCCAAGTTTGTTGCCATTGCAGTggaagtggctggtggcggggctTTCATTGTGCTTCCCTTGGACAAG ACTGGCCGCATAGATGTGAACACCCCAAAAGTAACAGGTCATGCCGGACCAGTTTTGGATCTCAAATGGTGCCCCTTCAATGATAACCTTATTGCTTCGGGTGCTGATGATTGCACTATCAAGTTATGGCATATTCCTGATGGTGGGCTAAAAGTTAATGTTACAGAACCATTGGCTGATCTGCAGGGTCACCAGAGACGTGTGTCTATAGTGGAATGGCATCCAACAGCTGAGAATGTTTTGTTTTCTGGAGGTTATGATTACCAG ATACTTGTTTGGGACACTAGACGAGCTGCTCTTATGCAAACAATTGACCTTCACTCAGATGTAATTTATAGTCTCTCCCTAAACCGCGATGGCTCACGACTAGCTACAACTAGCAGGGATAAACGTCTGCGAATTATTGACCCTCGTTCTGGCAAGCTTTTGCAG GAAGGTGTATGTCATGAAGGTTCTAAGGCTTGCAAAGCAGTCTATTGTGGAGACACTGGGCTAGTGTTCACCACTGGGTTCAGCCGTTTCAGTGACCGGCAGTATGGAGTATGGGACGAAAAAAGCTTGAACACACCTCTTCGACTGGATACCATTGATTCATCTTCAGGTGTCCTGACACCGTTTTATGATCATGATACAAGAGTTGTTTTTGTTGCTGGAAAG GGTGATGGCAATATCCGTTATTATGAAATCACTGATAGTCCTCCTTACTGCCACTTTCTCAGTCAGTACATATCAGGGGAACCTCAG CGTGGCTTTGGGGTGATGCCTAAAAGAGGGTGCAAAGTGTCACAGTGTGAAATATTTCGCTTCTACAAGCTGTATGCTACCAAAGCCATCTGTGAGCCTATCTCCATGATCGTACCCAGGAAG AGCGATCAGTTCCAGCCAGACTTGTACCCTGACACGGCTTCCCCCACGCCAGCACTAACAGCAGAGGAGTGGTTCTCTGGCACTACGAAAGGACCAGTTTTAATGTCAATGAAGACAG gcATGACAATCAAGACACATAGGCCACTACCTCTACGAGCAACTGAATCCTCCTCTGACAAAAATGCAGACAAGAAATATGCTTTTCTTTCAATGGAGACACGTGCAGACTACCGCCCTTTGGAG gTGAAGACTTCCAGTAGCACTGACAAAGACCTCAAGACATCCACAAACTTGGATACCAAGTTTCAGGCACTTCAGAAGCTCTGGGGCTGTAATGTTAAAAACATG GGTGATAACAAGGAGCAGTGTTCCACCAGCAGCAGTGGAATTGAGTGTGAGAAAATGTCAACaaaaaatacaattaataaaatgAATATCAAGACAGGTGATTCACCCAATAAGTTGGCAAACTTCAGTATGCAAGAAAAGGAGATTGAAATATTGGATAAACCTTCTCCAAAGACTGAGTCTGAG
- the LOC123766245 gene encoding coronin-1A isoform X5, whose product MHIPKMPAQSNTFRGIRSSKFRHVYGKGSRKESCYENVLITQKAHDTAACAANPKFVAIAVEVAGGGAFIVLPLDKTGRIDVNTPKVTGHAGPVLDLKWCPFNDNLIASGADDCTIKLWHIPDGGLKVNVTEPLADLQGHQRRVSIVEWHPTAENVLFSGGYDYQILVWDTRRAALMQTIDLHSDVIYSLSLNRDGSRLATTSRDKRLRIIDPRSGKLLQEGVCHEGSKACKAVYCGDTGLVFTTGFSRFSDRQYGVWDEKSLNTPLRLDTIDSSSGVLTPFYDHDTRVVFVAGKGDGNIRYYEITDSPPYCHFLSQYISGEPQRGFGVMPKRGCKVSQCEIFRFYKLYATKAICEPISMIVPRKSDQFQPDLYPDTASPTPALTAEEWFSGTTKGPVLMSMKTGMTIKTHRPLPLRATESSSDKNADKKYAFLSMETRADYRPLEVKTSSSTDKDLKTSTNLDTKFQALQKLWGCNVKNMGDNKEQCSTSSSGIECEKMSTKNTINKMNIKTGDSPNKLANFSMQEKEIEILDKPSPKTESESNPNESQEPAAEEGDL is encoded by the exons ATGCATATTCCAAAAATGCCTGCACAGTCG AATACATTCAGAGGCATACGGTCTTCCAAATTTCGACATGTATATGGCAAAGGTTCCAGAAAGGAGAGCTGCTATGAGAATGTCCTCATCACCCAGAAGGCCCATGATACAGCAGCTTGTGCTGCCAACCCCAAGTTTGTTGCCATTGCAGTggaagtggctggtggcggggctTTCATTGTGCTTCCCTTGGACAAG ACTGGCCGCATAGATGTGAACACCCCAAAAGTAACAGGTCATGCCGGACCAGTTTTGGATCTCAAATGGTGCCCCTTCAATGATAACCTTATTGCTTCGGGTGCTGATGATTGCACTATCAAGTTATGGCATATTCCTGATGGTGGGCTAAAAGTTAATGTTACAGAACCATTGGCTGATCTGCAGGGTCACCAGAGACGTGTGTCTATAGTGGAATGGCATCCAACAGCTGAGAATGTTTTGTTTTCTGGAGGTTATGATTACCAG ATACTTGTTTGGGACACTAGACGAGCTGCTCTTATGCAAACAATTGACCTTCACTCAGATGTAATTTATAGTCTCTCCCTAAACCGCGATGGCTCACGACTAGCTACAACTAGCAGGGATAAACGTCTGCGAATTATTGACCCTCGTTCTGGCAAGCTTTTGCAG GAAGGTGTATGTCATGAAGGTTCTAAGGCTTGCAAAGCAGTCTATTGTGGAGACACTGGGCTAGTGTTCACCACTGGGTTCAGCCGTTTCAGTGACCGGCAGTATGGAGTATGGGACGAAAAAAGCTTGAACACACCTCTTCGACTGGATACCATTGATTCATCTTCAGGTGTCCTGACACCGTTTTATGATCATGATACAAGAGTTGTTTTTGTTGCTGGAAAG GGTGATGGCAATATCCGTTATTATGAAATCACTGATAGTCCTCCTTACTGCCACTTTCTCAGTCAGTACATATCAGGGGAACCTCAG CGTGGCTTTGGGGTGATGCCTAAAAGAGGGTGCAAAGTGTCACAGTGTGAAATATTTCGCTTCTACAAGCTGTATGCTACCAAAGCCATCTGTGAGCCTATCTCCATGATCGTACCCAGGAAG AGCGATCAGTTCCAGCCAGACTTGTACCCTGACACGGCTTCCCCCACGCCAGCACTAACAGCAGAGGAGTGGTTCTCTGGCACTACGAAAGGACCAGTTTTAATGTCAATGAAGACAG gcATGACAATCAAGACACATAGGCCACTACCTCTACGAGCAACTGAATCCTCCTCTGACAAAAATGCAGACAAGAAATATGCTTTTCTTTCAATGGAGACACGTGCAGACTACCGCCCTTTGGAG gTGAAGACTTCCAGTAGCACTGACAAAGACCTCAAGACATCCACAAACTTGGATACCAAGTTTCAGGCACTTCAGAAGCTCTGGGGCTGTAATGTTAAAAACATG GGTGATAACAAGGAGCAGTGTTCCACCAGCAGCAGTGGAATTGAGTGTGAGAAAATGTCAACaaaaaatacaattaataaaatgAATATCAAGACAGGTGATTCACCCAATAAGTTGGCAAACTTCAGTATGCAAGAAAAGGAGATTGAAATATTGGATAAACCTTCTCCAAAGACTGAGTCTGAG
- the LOC123766245 gene encoding coronin-1A isoform X1, translating to MVDTRACQKPSSRNTFRGIRSSKFRHVYGKGSRKESCYENVLITQKAHDTAACAANPKFVAIAVEVAGGGAFIVLPLDKTGRIDVNTPKVTGHAGPVLDLKWCPFNDNLIASGADDCTIKLWHIPDGGLKVNVTEPLADLQGHQRRVSIVEWHPTAENVLFSGGYDYQILVWDTRRAALMQTIDLHSDVIYSLSLNRDGSRLATTSRDKRLRIIDPRSGKLLQEGVCHEGSKACKAVYCGDTGLVFTTGFSRFSDRQYGVWDEKSLNTPLRLDTIDSSSGVLTPFYDHDTRVVFVAGKGDGNIRYYEITDSPPYCHFLSQYISGEPQRGFGVMPKRGCKVSQCEIFRFYKLYATKAICEPISMIVPRKSDQFQPDLYPDTASPTPALTAEEWFSGTTKGPVLMSMKTGMTIKTHRPLPLRATESSSDKNADKKYAFLSMETRADYRPLEVGVKTSSSTDKDLKTSTNLDTKFQALQKLWGCNVKNMGDNKEQCSTSSSGIECEKMSTKNTINKMNIKTGDSPNKLANFSMQEKEIEILDKPSPKTESESNPNESQEPAAEEGDL from the exons AATACATTCAGAGGCATACGGTCTTCCAAATTTCGACATGTATATGGCAAAGGTTCCAGAAAGGAGAGCTGCTATGAGAATGTCCTCATCACCCAGAAGGCCCATGATACAGCAGCTTGTGCTGCCAACCCCAAGTTTGTTGCCATTGCAGTggaagtggctggtggcggggctTTCATTGTGCTTCCCTTGGACAAG ACTGGCCGCATAGATGTGAACACCCCAAAAGTAACAGGTCATGCCGGACCAGTTTTGGATCTCAAATGGTGCCCCTTCAATGATAACCTTATTGCTTCGGGTGCTGATGATTGCACTATCAAGTTATGGCATATTCCTGATGGTGGGCTAAAAGTTAATGTTACAGAACCATTGGCTGATCTGCAGGGTCACCAGAGACGTGTGTCTATAGTGGAATGGCATCCAACAGCTGAGAATGTTTTGTTTTCTGGAGGTTATGATTACCAG ATACTTGTTTGGGACACTAGACGAGCTGCTCTTATGCAAACAATTGACCTTCACTCAGATGTAATTTATAGTCTCTCCCTAAACCGCGATGGCTCACGACTAGCTACAACTAGCAGGGATAAACGTCTGCGAATTATTGACCCTCGTTCTGGCAAGCTTTTGCAG GAAGGTGTATGTCATGAAGGTTCTAAGGCTTGCAAAGCAGTCTATTGTGGAGACACTGGGCTAGTGTTCACCACTGGGTTCAGCCGTTTCAGTGACCGGCAGTATGGAGTATGGGACGAAAAAAGCTTGAACACACCTCTTCGACTGGATACCATTGATTCATCTTCAGGTGTCCTGACACCGTTTTATGATCATGATACAAGAGTTGTTTTTGTTGCTGGAAAG GGTGATGGCAATATCCGTTATTATGAAATCACTGATAGTCCTCCTTACTGCCACTTTCTCAGTCAGTACATATCAGGGGAACCTCAG CGTGGCTTTGGGGTGATGCCTAAAAGAGGGTGCAAAGTGTCACAGTGTGAAATATTTCGCTTCTACAAGCTGTATGCTACCAAAGCCATCTGTGAGCCTATCTCCATGATCGTACCCAGGAAG AGCGATCAGTTCCAGCCAGACTTGTACCCTGACACGGCTTCCCCCACGCCAGCACTAACAGCAGAGGAGTGGTTCTCTGGCACTACGAAAGGACCAGTTTTAATGTCAATGAAGACAG gcATGACAATCAAGACACATAGGCCACTACCTCTACGAGCAACTGAATCCTCCTCTGACAAAAATGCAGACAAGAAATATGCTTTTCTTTCAATGGAGACACGTGCAGACTACCGCCCTTTGGAGGTGGGT gTGAAGACTTCCAGTAGCACTGACAAAGACCTCAAGACATCCACAAACTTGGATACCAAGTTTCAGGCACTTCAGAAGCTCTGGGGCTGTAATGTTAAAAACATG GGTGATAACAAGGAGCAGTGTTCCACCAGCAGCAGTGGAATTGAGTGTGAGAAAATGTCAACaaaaaatacaattaataaaatgAATATCAAGACAGGTGATTCACCCAATAAGTTGGCAAACTTCAGTATGCAAGAAAAGGAGATTGAAATATTGGATAAACCTTCTCCAAAGACTGAGTCTGAG
- the LOC123766245 gene encoding coronin-1A isoform X4 translates to MVDTRACQKPSSRNTFRGIRSSKFRHVYGKGSRKESCYENVLITQKAHDTAACAANPKFVAIAVEVAGGGAFIVLPLDKTGRIDVNTPKVTGHAGPVLDLKWCPFNDNLIASGADDCTIKLWHIPDGGLKVNVTEPLADLQGHQRRVSIVEWHPTAENVLFSGGYDYQILVWDTRRAALMQTIDLHSDVIYSLSLNRDGSRLATTSRDKRLRIIDPRSGKLLQEGVCHEGSKACKAVYCGDTGLVFTTGFSRFSDRQYGVWDEKSLNTPLRLDTIDSSSGVLTPFYDHDTRVVFVAGKGDGNIRYYEITDSPPYCHFLSQYISGEPQRGFGVMPKRGCKVSQCEIFRFYKLYATKAICEPISMIVPRKSDQFQPDLYPDTASPTPALTAEEWFSGTTKGPVLMSMKTGMTIKTHRPLPLRATESSSDKNADKKYAFLSMETRADYRPLEVGVKTSSSTDKDLKTSTNLDTKFQALQKLWGCNVKNMGDNKEQCSTSSSGIECEKMSTKNTINKMNIKTGDSPNKLANFSMQEKEIEILDKPSPKTESEFLCFQLT, encoded by the exons AATACATTCAGAGGCATACGGTCTTCCAAATTTCGACATGTATATGGCAAAGGTTCCAGAAAGGAGAGCTGCTATGAGAATGTCCTCATCACCCAGAAGGCCCATGATACAGCAGCTTGTGCTGCCAACCCCAAGTTTGTTGCCATTGCAGTggaagtggctggtggcggggctTTCATTGTGCTTCCCTTGGACAAG ACTGGCCGCATAGATGTGAACACCCCAAAAGTAACAGGTCATGCCGGACCAGTTTTGGATCTCAAATGGTGCCCCTTCAATGATAACCTTATTGCTTCGGGTGCTGATGATTGCACTATCAAGTTATGGCATATTCCTGATGGTGGGCTAAAAGTTAATGTTACAGAACCATTGGCTGATCTGCAGGGTCACCAGAGACGTGTGTCTATAGTGGAATGGCATCCAACAGCTGAGAATGTTTTGTTTTCTGGAGGTTATGATTACCAG ATACTTGTTTGGGACACTAGACGAGCTGCTCTTATGCAAACAATTGACCTTCACTCAGATGTAATTTATAGTCTCTCCCTAAACCGCGATGGCTCACGACTAGCTACAACTAGCAGGGATAAACGTCTGCGAATTATTGACCCTCGTTCTGGCAAGCTTTTGCAG GAAGGTGTATGTCATGAAGGTTCTAAGGCTTGCAAAGCAGTCTATTGTGGAGACACTGGGCTAGTGTTCACCACTGGGTTCAGCCGTTTCAGTGACCGGCAGTATGGAGTATGGGACGAAAAAAGCTTGAACACACCTCTTCGACTGGATACCATTGATTCATCTTCAGGTGTCCTGACACCGTTTTATGATCATGATACAAGAGTTGTTTTTGTTGCTGGAAAG GGTGATGGCAATATCCGTTATTATGAAATCACTGATAGTCCTCCTTACTGCCACTTTCTCAGTCAGTACATATCAGGGGAACCTCAG CGTGGCTTTGGGGTGATGCCTAAAAGAGGGTGCAAAGTGTCACAGTGTGAAATATTTCGCTTCTACAAGCTGTATGCTACCAAAGCCATCTGTGAGCCTATCTCCATGATCGTACCCAGGAAG AGCGATCAGTTCCAGCCAGACTTGTACCCTGACACGGCTTCCCCCACGCCAGCACTAACAGCAGAGGAGTGGTTCTCTGGCACTACGAAAGGACCAGTTTTAATGTCAATGAAGACAG gcATGACAATCAAGACACATAGGCCACTACCTCTACGAGCAACTGAATCCTCCTCTGACAAAAATGCAGACAAGAAATATGCTTTTCTTTCAATGGAGACACGTGCAGACTACCGCCCTTTGGAGGTGGGT gTGAAGACTTCCAGTAGCACTGACAAAGACCTCAAGACATCCACAAACTTGGATACCAAGTTTCAGGCACTTCAGAAGCTCTGGGGCTGTAATGTTAAAAACATG GGTGATAACAAGGAGCAGTGTTCCACCAGCAGCAGTGGAATTGAGTGTGAGAAAATGTCAACaaaaaatacaattaataaaatgAATATCAAGACAGGTGATTCACCCAATAAGTTGGCAAACTTCAGTATGCAAGAAAAGGAGATTGAAATATTGGATAAACCTTCTCCAAAGACTGAGTCTGAG